The genomic region atattagaatcgactgatcatatgactttcaacaatataaattgctcaatcaatgaattaaatcctaccctttgatgacgacctagtgaacctgaatccctagactctttaatattattggtattcatcttttatttgctTTGCAATTAGCTGTTAGAAATCAAACCAATCAAAACCCCATAACTTGTTATCTTTAAGacggatttaaatataaacaaattaaactagataatcaccgcctccctgtagaTTCGACCCTGAATTACCGctactagctattttgttagtactaagctaagatttattttgattaaggcaaacgactgaaaacaACTTTATCATATGGTAGTTGGTGTTTGTTATGGACTTATAGTACAGCTGATTATTGTGTGACTgtttgtgatcttcggggtgcgtccttggctgagtggagtcacttgcgggagtggcttcacgcccttgattcgccttctgtggaacccgccacagaagggatgtgcacattaatgaacaagggtttatcgctcggatgagatgagcggggcttaggtgggaacggctggggtcccccactggcggcgaggagtacctgttgtgatgggtactctggcagggctacagaCTTCATgtgacaccccatactccaagttccttacaaggaccacttaaggtatgagaacgtcaccatctcggttacccgagacaatgataatcaaatgataaTAACGAAATGTACTTAATAagaataaagtttaagtgatacaagtcaaattccaaaactgataaaaggaaatacaaggttctcaaaactatcaactactaaacaactaaaaaaggttcgacacagcggaagacttctaaaactgcaacgtgatgactcatcccagctatcccgtgcgcaccgtctcatacctgctcaataactgctcaccacccccgaatggatcaccgcagtttttaaaacatttaacggggtcaatactgattacataaaaacaacaacCACAATGAAACAGAAACACAGACAGCTCAAAcagctcaaaccaatctccagtctccatctccaatctccacataactgactacacactaaagtgtgtagccctgccaaagtacccatcgcaacaagtactcctcgccgccagtgggggaccgcagccgttcccacctaagcccccttcatctccatcgagcgataaacccatgttcattaatgtgcacatcccttctgtggcgggttccacagaaggcgaatcaagggcgtgaagccactcccgcaagtgactccactcagccagggacgcaccctgaagatcacagacagatacaacaacaacaacaacaatgataatattcaacaactgTCACATTACCAACATTATACTTTAATAACAATCATCACTAAATCGCCaaccacatcatgtaattaatactgagtagggaacaccgtacctggaatagcaatcaccaagatcgtcacaatcagctaatcattaCCATTCTTCAActaaatcacctcctataaacacaaaatcatacaatcacaatctaacgtcaacaatactccccagaactcccaaattacccaattaggatgtaataccccgtaatttcgtATGCGTTTACAAGAATGATTTATATAATTtggataattaattaaaaggttaaaagactaatatttaataattgtgaataagacggaatggtattataaaataataaataataaataatagaatAACGAGTCGAAATGGAAATtggataataataatatacgataatttatataataatagtgagcgataattatgttataataataataataattacaataataataataataataataataataataataataataataataataataataataataataataataataataataataataatgaaagctgcgcgcatccctttataataaaaaaaaaataataataataataataataataataataataataataatcataataataatcataataataataataataataataataataataataataaaccggctctctctcttctttctctctctaaattcTCTGAAAATACAGCGATAGAGTGGTTCACTCAACCTTTGTTTTGAGGGTTTCGCCGTCATGCCTAGGGGCTGGCCGCCCAAACTTCCGGTCATCGGCCGCAATACTAGACTTAGCGATAAAGCTATTGATGGGAAAAGTCGTGATGGGGATTCTGCGATTCGTTCTCCAGGATCCGCCGTTTTAGGGGATTTTATTAGTACTTCATCTGTGGTCAATTCTGGTTCTTCCCCGACGGCCACCACGTCGTCGGGGACTGCATCTAAGGTTAAGGTAACTTCAGTTCCCTCTGTGGTACCTAGTGTTCCTGTTGTTTCTGTGGTTTCCAATCCCCCTTCGAAGAAACCCTATGTTCAGGCTTTAAAATCATCGAGTAAGGGTATGTCTCTATCATTTGTTAAGGGTAGTGACAAGGAGGTTGTGATAGAGGAGGCTGATATAGCTGAAGAACTTGATTACTGGAGTTGTACGTTGGTAGGGACTGTTATGGGTAAACAGACCTCTATTGTTGAGCTCAATTCCTTGGTTTCCAAGCACTGGAGTCATATCACCACACCTGAGATTCTTTATTTCTCTCGTGGGTGGTACTACTTCAGGTTTCTGTCCAAGGAGGATATGATTGCAATTCAGGCTGACTCTTGGAATGTTAATGGGTATCCATTGGTTTTTAAATCCTGGTCTCCTACAGTGGCTGAGGAATTGGCAGAGATCACAACTGTCCCAATTTGGGTCTTGTTTCCTAACTTGGACCCATGTTTTTGGTCTCAGACGGCTCTCAGCAAGGTAGCAAGCTTCGTGGGTCATCCTATTTGTGCAGATGAGCCAACCACTACTAAGAGTAAGATTGCTTTTGCTCGTATTCTAGTCGAGGTTGACCTCTCTAAGGAGCTCCCCAAGGGAATGACTTTACAGACTCCCTATAGAGGCACTGTTTTGCAGAAAATAGATTATGAGTGGGTTCCCCACTTTTGTCATACTTGCAAGAAGATTGGGCATACTATGGACAGGTGTAACAGGAACAAGCCTAAACTAGTGTATAGGCCTAAGCAGCCTGTCACTGTGCCTGCCCCACCTGTTACTACTCTTCCTAAGGCTAAGGATGGACTTGCTGGGACTCCCCCTAAAAAAAGTACTCCCAAAAAGACTATTGTAACTTCAGATGATGTTGTTGTTACATCTTTGGATAATAGATATTATGCCCTTGCAACTGAAGATCCAGCTATTGTTATTGCAGTGGATCATGAACTACTCATGAGGACACTGATCTGGGGAGTGTTGTGGAGATTGATCCAGGTGGTCAGCAACCCCCTCTATCACCTCAATGATCATTTCCTCCTGGAATGTGAGGGGGATGACTGACCCCCTAAAACAGCAGGAGGTTTTAGGCTTCCTGCATCTTCATAAGGTTGATTGTGGTGTGCTGGTTGAAACTCATATTAAGAGTGATAAATCTGGGTTTATTCATAAGAAGATATTTGGGAATTATAACCTTATTACTAACTATGATATGCATCATGGAGGTAGGTTATAGGTTCTGTGGAACCCTGTTACTGTACATGTTCAGGGGTTAGTTAAAGGGGCACAATTCATTCACTGCTCTATTCTTCATCATGCTGGTCAGCTGAATATTGTGGCTACTTTTATTTATGCTTTTAACCGTGCTGTTGAGAGGATGGAGCTCTTGAATAGTCTTAAATCTCTTTCTGTTGGGATTACTTTGCCCTGGGTTTGTGTGGGATATTTCAATGTCTCTCTTACTGCTGATGAAAGGGTGGGGTGTATTGTCCATGATAAGGAAATGCAGGAATTCCGGGACTGTTTGGCTGACTGTGATCTTTCTGATCATCCTTACACTGGGGGGTTATTTTCTTggcacaacaagcaagaaaaatCTCCCAAGTGGGCAAAATTGGATCGTTTGCTGGTTAATCCCACCTGGTGTTTACAACTACCTAATTCTTCTGTAGCTTTTCTGCCTGCAGGAGTCTCTGATCATGCCTCTATTGTGCTCAACTTGCCTGGTTCACTTCCTAGACCTAGGTCATTTAAGTACCTCAACTGCTGGGCCCTCTCTCCTGGGTTCCATCAGCTTATTTCTGAGCACTGGACTACTTTTATCCCTGGTACCAGAATTTACTCTTTGTTCTCTAAACTCAGAGCTCTAAGAGACCATTTGAGAACCATTCACAGACATGATTTTTCTGGTCTCACACATCGGGTTGCTGAAGCTAAAGCTGGCCTCTCTCATTGCCAGTCTCTTCTTCAAAACTCCCCTTTGAGTCAGCTGCTTCTGGTTGAGGAGAAAAATCTTACTGCTACCTATCTTAAGCTAAAATCTGCTGAAATGAAATTTTTGGCCCAGAAGGCTAAAGTCCAATATCTGAAGCTAAGTGACACTAACACAAGATATTTCTATGCTAGCATAGCTGCTAGAAAGAGCAGGAGTACTATTGGGTTATTCATGATGCCCAGGGTAGGGTTTGCAAGGGCTATGCTGCAGTCACTCAGGCTTTTCTTGGTTACTACCAAACTCTGCTTGGCTCTGAGGAGGATATACAGCCTCTCCCTCAGAGTTTATTCAATCATCGCACTCTTCCTGATGCTGAACATTTGGACAGTGTGGTTACTTCTCTTGAGATTCGTACTGTCCTCAATTCTATTGATGTTAACAAGAGCCTAGGTGTTGATGGGTATTCCTCAGGTTTTTTTAAAGATACTTGGGAAATTACAGGCCCTGATTTTACTGCTGCTGTTATGGAATTCTTTCAGCATGAACGAATGGCACGAGCTGCCAACTCCACTTTGATTGCTTTAATTCCCAAGACTGATGCTCCTCTTTCTGTCACTGAATTAAGGCCTATTTCTTGCTGTACTGTTTTCTATAAGACGGTAAGTAAGATATTGGCTAATCGTATGAAGACTGTGCTTGGTGATATTGTTGGTTTAGAGCAGGTAGCTTTTATTGAAGGTAGAGATCTTTTTGATAATTCTATGCTTGCTTATGAGTTAGCTTTCAAAAACAATAGGAGCCTTCTAACACCCAGAAGCATTCTCAAAGTGGATATACAAAAAGCTTTTGATTCTGTTAATTGGAAATTCTTGGCTAGCTGCTTGCATATGTTTGGTTTCCCTGAAAAATTTTCCAGATGGGTGCTTGCTTGTGTCACCTCCTCTCATTTTTCTATAAGCGTGAATGGTTATACTGAAGGTTTCTTCCCTGGTCGAAGAGGTCTTaggcaaggagatcctctttctcCTTATCTTTTCACTTTGTGTATGGAAGTGCTCTCCAGATTGCTTAGACAACTCCCTTCTCACCCTGGCTTTTCCTAGCATCCTAAGTGTGTTAAAGTCAAACTCACACACCTTATTTTTGCTGATGGATCTCTTGGTCTTCACTAGAGGGGACTTGCCCTCTATTCAGGCTGTTGACAAGTGCTTATCTCTTTTTGCTGGGTTTTCTGGGTTAAGAGTGAATCCCATGAAGTATAACCTTTATTTTGGAGGGGTCAACCCAACTCTGAAGCAGCTCATTTTGCAAACTACAGGCTATGTTGAAGGGGACCTCCCTGTTAGATACTTAGGTATCCCTTTGTTTGGAGCACGGCTGACTCAGAGTATGTTCATTCCCATGATGGACAAGATCAGAAGTAAAATTTCTCACTGGGCTAACAAGTGCCTGAGTTATGCTGGTAAGATTGCCCTCATTAACTCAGTTATTTTTGGCATTCAGAACTTCTGGGGTGCAAGTATCCTACTTCCAAAGGGGATTGCCAAGAAAATTCATAAAATTTGTAAAGACTTCCTTTGGGGCACTGATGATGGAGCTAGAAGATGGGTTTTTAAAAGTTGGGCTAGCTTATGTAGACCTAGACGTGAAGGTGGAGTGGATATAAAGGAAATTTTAAGCTGGAATAAAACTCAGATGATGGGATGGCTCTATAAACTTGAGACAAATGCTCCTAACATATGGGTACAGTGGGTTAATGCCTACATTCTCAAGGGTGCTACCCTATGGGACAGTCATCTCACTGCTGCTCACTCTTGGTTTTGGAGTAATGTTCTTGCTTGCAGGGATTGCCTAGTTATGCTCACTGGTGGTGTTCAGCAGGCTAGAAGCTTGCTGGGTTCCCCTGGCTACAAGTCCTTGATCTATGATAGCCTGAGGCCTAAAAGCCCAGGGATTTCTATGCATAAGACTCTGAATGATACCTTTAATTTTCCTAAGCACTCTTTCATTGGCCTCCTTACTATGCAGAATAAACTGCCTACTATTGATAACCTGTGTAGCAGAGGGATGGTGATAGTTAATCGGTGTGTGCTGTGTGAGAGCCAATCTGAGTCTGCTAATCACCTTTTTTTCAGTGCCCTTTTTCTGCTACTATTTGGCGTCATGTTTCCTCCTGGCTGCATATCACGAACCAGCTGTGTCTTCGCCAGATTCTCAGATGGTACAAGCTTCATAATCGGGGCAGCAGCTTTGTTAAAAAACAACGTAGGTGTCTTCTGCTGTGTGTCATTTACTTGATCTGGAATGAGCGCAACAGGAGAATTTTCAAAGGAATTCATACTCCCCCAACTGTCATTGCTAGGAGAGCACAATATCTTGTTTTAACTCGGCATGGAATGTCTTAGTCTTGAGGATTCTATTACTTTCTTGTTGTTTTCTTTGTGGTTCTTTGTCTAAGGTAGCCATATTGGTTCCCTTGTAGATGGTAGCGGGTCTGTAATATTATTgttcatgattaatgataaatgATCCAAAcctttctgcaaaaaaaaaataaaaaaataaaaaaataaaaataaaaaaataataataataataataataataataataataataataataataataataataataataataataataataataataataataataataataataataataataataataataataataataataataataataataataataataataataataataataataataataatagtaataatagtaataataataataataataatcgtatttgtataatagaaataatatggtaattatagagtttcctaattgcttccttatacctatgacctacctatataaataaaGTTTATTGatcataaaacacaaataattcacataagagaaaagagaggGTACAACTAGCTAGAAGATCGTCACAAGAtaattttctaatcgtctcataacatactcgtcttaagactaatataactcgttaaATAGACAACCGTTGACCGACCCGAGACCATGACATTGACCGTGGGACATCAGGGATTAACCGGACCCACTTTTAACCACCTTTGACCGGCGGGAATGGGTTTTTTTCCGggtgttttcgagggtggtttAAAGGGGTTGTAATATGGGTTTACACAGGTTTAAACCCTTATTCGTGACTAGTCGTGACTCAGACCTGGGTTGGTTGGTCATGGGGGGAGGAGTCGACCAtcgtggtggtgttgtggtggtcgGGGATGGTGGTTTATGGTGGTAGTTGTGGGAAAAATGCGAAACAGGGGAGGGTAGTTGTCGTGGTTGCTGCCGGTGTAGAGTTCGTTGCTGGGGTGTTTTTTTTATGGTCGGATTTGTGTTGATGTTTTATGGCATGTCAGGTGCGTGATGGGTGGCTGTCGTGGTGGCTGTTGGTGGTGGAATTGGCGGGTTATGTGAGTTGTtgtttgtgttgtttgttgttggtCGTGGGTATTAGGGCGCGAGGTTGTGGCGGATTGGGGCGGTTGTAGCTGGTGGCTGTGGTGTGTCTGGGTTGTCGGCAGTGGGTGCTCTCGGCGGGGCCTGGTGGTGGAGcttggtggtgtcgggtttttgTATTTTAAACGGGTTATAGGTGTGAGTGTTTGTGACGGGTTTACACGAGCTAAAGGGGGGTTGTACGTggttttggggttttgttttATGGGTTTAGGTTTATttatttgagtcggatttatttGGGTGTTGACTCGGGTTTTGGGAAATCGGGTTTTTAATATAATGAGTTCATATTAGTTTTATAATTAATTTATgattaataaaataattagttgGGTGATTGTAACTCGGGTTATAATTATTTAAATCGGGTTTTTAATATTGTAACCTTAATAATGccaataaataattaaattgaataataatacaataaatggaataaacaaataaataattgaattgaattataatattttgattaggtgacggttgtgaagaattataatcggatcggattgctTCATTTATTGggttgcttgagctgcttaattggtatcgcttgccaggtagggataaatcctactcaacttttactcgataatgtttgttggatgatttacattaaagtgaattgatcgtatgtgaattgcgttggttgatataatcgtaattgttggaagggagatttaTATTGTATAGGTTGGTTATATTGTAGTAGAGTATTGTTGTGgtattaacagatttattctggcagacattacttttagtaatgtggagtggttgaacagatttattctggcagacaatatttatcgtgtttactcgaggcaggccccagatttggtctgcaggccatttggtggatattactcaactatatgttgaggtaaacattaccttttggtaatatagtgtgtgtttactcaccttcgggttgaggctgccccggccagggattggcgggatgattagtgtaacgagtaagtaaaagaaaggagcacgttgtcagggggttgtgcaatgaaaaattaaattggattatttatcgtatgtttttattgttagtatttattcctactcaacctcgcggttgactgtgtattcgtgaacacctgcggtgaaccgttttatggggagcagatttgacaggtactaaagattagctgactcgggagcattgggatgagagctcgacttggaccataattgaagtctagatcac from Silene latifolia isolate original U9 population chromosome 3, ASM4854445v1, whole genome shotgun sequence harbors:
- the LOC141649602 gene encoding uncharacterized protein LOC141649602, which codes for MDLLVFTRGDLPSIQAVDKCLSLFAGFSGLRVNPMKYNLYFGGVNPTLKQLILQTTGYVEGDLPVRYLGIPLFGARLTQSMFIPMMDKIRSKISHWANKCLSYAGKIALINSVIFGIQNFWGASILLPKGIAKKIHKICKDFLWGTDDGARRWVFKSWASLCRPRREGGVDIKEILSWNKTQMMGWLYKLETNAPNIWVQWVNAYILKGATLWDSHLTAAHSWFWSNVLACRDCLVMLTGGVQQARSLLGSPGYKSLIYDSLRPKSPGISMHKTLNDTFNFPKHSFIGLLTMQNKLPTIDNLCSRGMVIVNRCVLCESQSESANHLFFSALFLLLFGVMFPPGCISRTSCVFARFSDGTSFIIGAAALLKNNVGVFCCVSFT